The following coding sequences lie in one Jonesia denitrificans DSM 20603 genomic window:
- the nth gene encoding endonuclease III yields the protein MVVSVDRPPLGLVRRARKLGRALEGLHPDARCELNFRSPFELLIATVLSAQTTDVRVNSVTGALFARFPDALAFAEADVHEVEDLIRPTGFFRAKAASLVGIGAALVERHHGEVPGDLEELVTLPGVGRKTANVVLGDAFGVPGVTVDTHVGRLVRRWQWTQSQDPVVVEHQVGALFPRREWTMLSHRIIFHGRRVCHARTPACGVCPLASLCPSAGVGESDPVRAMRLVKGPDSLRERLTQPVDK from the coding sequence GTGGTGGTGAGTGTGGATCGACCGCCGTTGGGGCTGGTGCGCAGGGCTCGTAAGCTTGGTCGTGCGTTGGAAGGGCTGCACCCTGATGCGCGGTGTGAGTTGAATTTTCGGTCACCGTTTGAGTTGTTGATCGCCACAGTGTTGTCTGCGCAGACCACTGATGTGCGGGTCAATAGCGTGACGGGAGCGTTGTTTGCCCGGTTTCCTGATGCGTTGGCGTTTGCGGAGGCCGATGTGCATGAGGTGGAGGATCTTATTCGTCCGACGGGGTTCTTCCGGGCGAAGGCAGCCTCGTTGGTCGGTATTGGTGCCGCGTTGGTGGAGCGACACCACGGTGAGGTTCCTGGTGACCTTGAGGAGTTGGTGACGCTGCCGGGGGTGGGGCGGAAAACAGCGAACGTTGTGTTGGGTGATGCGTTTGGTGTCCCCGGTGTCACCGTAGACACTCATGTGGGTCGGTTGGTGCGCAGGTGGCAGTGGACGCAGTCGCAGGACCCTGTTGTCGTGGAGCATCAGGTGGGGGCGTTATTTCCCCGTCGTGAGTGGACGATGCTGTCGCATCGGATTATTTTTCATGGGCGGCGGGTGTGTCACGCGCGGACACCGGCGTGTGGGGTGTGCCCGTTAGCGTCGTTGTGTCCGTCAGCGGGGGTGGGGGAGAGTGACCCGGTTCGGGCTATGCGCTTGGTGAAGGGGCCGGATTCATTGCGGGAACGACTTACTCAACCAGTCGATAAGTAA
- a CDS encoding APC family permease has translation MSSPALARRLGLSGAVSLGLGSMLGAGVFVVFGPASATAGAWLFVALGFAAMVAWANALASAQLAVQFPTSGGTYVYGRQMLGPVWGYMAGWGFLVGKTASCAAMAMTFAAYVAPAGWEQAVAVVAVMVLGAVNVRGITRTATVTRYLVVGVLVVVAVVVVVSLGAPAAGAGSVALSNPVTVWGVLQAAGLLFFAFAGYARLATLGEEVVNPPVTIPRAITIALSLALTVYVILAVVLVRGLGVGGLAGSSAPLADAVVAADARWAVPVVAVGAAVASLGALLALMTGLGRTALAMARQGDLPAVLARVSPRARTPWVADLVLVVVVSALVVVMDVRGAIGFSAFGVLVYYTIANVSAWHQHGVHRRYPRIVFVGGAVGCVVLVVTLPWQSVVSGALVFFVGGVVYGLTRRRSSERTDGS, from the coding sequence GTGTCTTCTCCGGCTCTTGCGCGACGTCTTGGCCTGTCAGGGGCCGTGTCCCTCGGCTTGGGGTCGATGCTGGGTGCCGGGGTCTTTGTGGTGTTTGGTCCTGCGAGCGCGACGGCTGGTGCGTGGTTGTTTGTGGCGTTGGGGTTCGCGGCGATGGTGGCGTGGGCTAATGCGTTGGCGTCTGCACAGTTGGCGGTGCAGTTTCCAACGTCGGGTGGCACGTATGTGTATGGGCGTCAGATGCTTGGCCCGGTGTGGGGGTATATGGCTGGGTGGGGTTTCCTGGTGGGGAAGACCGCATCGTGTGCTGCGATGGCGATGACGTTCGCAGCGTATGTGGCTCCTGCCGGGTGGGAGCAGGCTGTTGCTGTTGTGGCGGTCATGGTTCTTGGTGCGGTGAATGTGCGTGGTATTACGCGCACGGCGACGGTGACTCGTTACCTTGTGGTGGGTGTGCTGGTTGTTGTGGCGGTTGTGGTGGTGGTGTCGCTTGGCGCCCCTGCGGCTGGGGCGGGTTCTGTGGCGTTGTCGAACCCGGTGACGGTGTGGGGTGTGTTGCAGGCTGCGGGGTTGTTGTTTTTTGCGTTTGCTGGCTATGCACGGCTAGCGACTTTAGGTGAGGAAGTGGTGAATCCTCCGGTCACGATTCCTCGGGCGATCACGATCGCCTTGTCGCTGGCGTTGACCGTGTATGTGATTCTTGCGGTGGTGTTGGTTCGCGGGTTGGGCGTGGGTGGGTTGGCTGGTTCGAGTGCTCCGCTTGCTGATGCGGTGGTGGCTGCCGATGCGCGCTGGGCTGTCCCGGTGGTGGCTGTTGGTGCGGCGGTTGCGTCTTTGGGGGCGCTTTTGGCGTTGATGACTGGTCTTGGCCGCACTGCGTTAGCGATGGCTCGGCAGGGGGATCTCCCTGCCGTGTTGGCGCGGGTTAGTCCTCGCGCGCGCACCCCGTGGGTGGCTGACCTTGTTCTTGTCGTAGTGGTTAGCGCTCTTGTTGTGGTGATGGATGTGCGTGGGGCTATTGGTTTTTCTGCGTTTGGGGTGCTGGTGTACTACACGATTGCGAACGTTAGCGCGTGGCACCAGCACGGGGTGCACCGGCGTTACCCGCGCATCGTCTTTGTGGGTGGCGCGGTGGGGTGTGTGGTGTTGGTGGTGACGCTTCCGTGGCAGTCTGTGGTGTCAGGGGCGTTGGTGTTCTTCGTTGGTGGTGTGGTGTATGGGCTGACCCGACGCCGTTCGAGCGAACGTACTGACGGTTCGTAA
- a CDS encoding Crp/Fnr family transcriptional regulator encodes MEDSERRAILASMAKVELNRGEVLFDEGENGDRLYIIEEGKIKLGSSSGDGRENLLAILGPGEMFGELSLFDPGPRSLSASAVSDSIMYELEHSALVAAIDENPGLASHLLTALARRLRRTNEALADLVFSDVPGRVAKALLDLSTRFGERVDEGVRVAHDLTQEELAQLVGASRETVNKALADFAGRGWVRREGRAVVLLDIDRLERRAR; translated from the coding sequence ATGGAGGACTCTGAGCGGCGCGCCATCCTCGCATCGATGGCGAAAGTTGAACTCAACCGAGGCGAAGTCCTCTTCGACGAGGGTGAAAACGGCGACCGCCTGTACATCATCGAAGAAGGCAAAATTAAGCTCGGCTCTTCCTCCGGAGACGGACGCGAAAACCTCCTCGCCATCCTTGGCCCAGGAGAAATGTTCGGTGAGCTGTCCCTCTTCGACCCAGGGCCACGCTCCCTGTCAGCCTCAGCAGTGTCCGACTCCATCATGTACGAACTCGAGCACTCCGCTCTCGTTGCGGCCATCGACGAAAACCCAGGCCTGGCTAGCCACTTGCTGACCGCGCTGGCACGCCGCCTGCGCCGCACCAACGAAGCACTCGCCGACCTCGTGTTCTCTGACGTGCCAGGCCGCGTCGCCAAAGCACTCCTAGACCTTTCCACACGTTTTGGTGAGCGCGTTGACGAAGGTGTGCGCGTAGCCCACGACCTCACCCAAGAAGAACTCGCCCAACTGGTCGGGGCCTCCCGCGAAACAGTGAACAAAGCCCTTGCCGACTTCGCTGGCCGCGGATGGGTACGCCGCGAAGGACGCGCCGTTGTTCTCCTCGACATTGACCGCTTGGAACGCCGCGCACGCTGA
- a CDS encoding RidA family protein — protein sequence MGRVDDRLVELGITLPEVAAPVASYVPAVRSGDHVWTSGQLPFVGGELPGRGKVGAEVSPDNAREYARRAALNALAAVKAEIGDLDDVKRIVKVVGFVASAPDFTGQPAVINGASEVLGEIFGERGVHARSAVGVAVLPLDAPVEVELVVELAQS from the coding sequence GTGGGGCGCGTTGATGACCGGCTCGTTGAGCTGGGAATCACGCTTCCTGAGGTCGCAGCACCGGTTGCGTCCTATGTCCCTGCAGTGCGGTCGGGAGATCACGTGTGGACGTCAGGTCAACTCCCGTTTGTTGGGGGAGAACTGCCCGGCCGTGGAAAGGTGGGTGCAGAAGTCTCGCCCGACAACGCCCGAGAGTATGCGCGTCGTGCAGCATTGAATGCCCTTGCTGCGGTAAAGGCGGAAATTGGCGACCTTGATGATGTGAAGCGCATTGTTAAGGTGGTGGGATTTGTTGCAAGTGCCCCTGATTTCACCGGACAACCTGCCGTGATCAATGGCGCCAGTGAGGTTCTCGGGGAGATTTTCGGCGAGCGCGGAGTACACGCGCGTTCAGCTGTGGGGGTTGCTGTCCTTCCTCTGGATGCGCCAGTGGAAGTGGAATTAGTTGTTGAGCTAGCGCAGAGTTAA
- a CDS encoding DUF4177 domain-containing protein, translating to MAQKWEYVTVPLIIHATKQILDNWGSEGWELVQVVTGPDGNGLVAYMKRPLEDS from the coding sequence ATGGCTCAGAAGTGGGAATACGTCACCGTTCCGTTAATCATTCACGCGACCAAGCAGATCCTCGATAATTGGGGTTCGGAAGGGTGGGAACTCGTTCAAGTTGTCACCGGACCAGATGGAAATGGGCTGGTCGCTTACATGAAACGTCCGCTGGAGGACAGCTAG
- a CDS encoding YgfZ/GcvT domain-containing protein encodes MTEPTTPAEPTQWRSPLLAWPGAVPAAGPDTGVAWHYGDPVTEQRALERGQAVVDQSHLHIIAVTGPDRRSWLNSITSQELTTLAPRTSTELLVMSPKGHLEHSAAVVDDGDTTWLITEPSHAHDLTTWLDSMRFAMRVTVSDVTDQWALLGEAINAESQDGEPLAWNDPWPTVLDGGTRYGPDAPDHAGTDRPWRLVLIPRTDLADEIRQRQHSGWTLAGTWATEAIRIAAWRPRLATEVDHRTIPHELDWLRTAVHLHKGCYRGQETIARVHNLGRPPRRLVMLHLDGSGHFIPEPGAPVHLEGRDIGHVTSVARHHDNGPIALAVIKRATPDDAALTVVCDGGDVTAAQEIIVPSHGQAATRPAERGPTSRQARGTTNLSGLARPN; translated from the coding sequence ATGACTGAACCCACCACACCCGCAGAACCCACCCAGTGGCGCAGCCCACTCCTGGCGTGGCCCGGAGCTGTCCCCGCAGCAGGACCCGACACCGGAGTCGCCTGGCATTACGGTGACCCAGTGACCGAACAACGTGCCCTGGAACGCGGACAAGCCGTCGTGGACCAATCCCACCTCCACATCATCGCCGTCACAGGCCCAGACCGGCGCTCCTGGTTGAACTCCATCACATCCCAAGAACTCACCACCCTCGCCCCACGCACCTCCACCGAACTCCTGGTCATGTCCCCCAAAGGACACCTCGAACACAGTGCTGCAGTCGTCGACGACGGCGACACCACCTGGCTCATCACCGAACCCTCCCACGCCCACGACCTCACCACCTGGCTCGACTCCATGCGCTTTGCAATGCGCGTCACCGTCAGCGACGTCACCGACCAGTGGGCACTACTCGGCGAAGCAATCAACGCCGAATCACAAGACGGTGAACCCCTCGCATGGAATGACCCATGGCCCACCGTCCTTGACGGCGGAACCCGATACGGACCAGACGCCCCCGACCACGCCGGCACTGACCGTCCATGGCGACTCGTCCTCATCCCACGAACCGACCTCGCCGACGAAATCCGGCAACGCCAACACAGCGGATGGACCCTCGCAGGAACATGGGCCACCGAAGCGATCCGCATCGCAGCATGGCGCCCACGCCTCGCCACCGAAGTCGACCACCGCACCATCCCCCACGAACTCGACTGGTTGCGCACAGCAGTCCACCTGCACAAAGGATGCTACCGAGGACAAGAAACAATCGCCCGCGTCCACAACCTTGGCCGCCCACCACGCCGACTCGTCATGCTCCACCTGGACGGCTCCGGTCACTTCATCCCCGAACCAGGGGCACCGGTCCACCTCGAAGGCAGAGACATCGGGCACGTCACCTCAGTAGCACGACACCACGACAACGGTCCCATCGCGCTCGCCGTCATCAAACGCGCCACCCCCGACGACGCAGCACTGACCGTTGTCTGCGACGGCGGCGACGTCACCGCCGCGCAAGAAATCATCGTTCCCAGCCACGGGCAAGCAGCAACCCGACCAGCAGAACGCGGCCCCACCTCACGACAAGCACGAGGAACAACGAACCTCTCCGGACTTGCACGCCCCAACTAA
- a CDS encoding FABP family protein, with protein MAFAFPDGLAPEIYPLAWLVGTWQGDGVVDYPGIDASGFTQRVVFDHDGGPYLRYESTIRLTPDHTPTVPEPGTLPAPQSTPNNHDSVFWSTETGYWRVAPQPHEGVPDGQTSLEVLLADPAGRVSVYLGAAGDGKIQLVSDLIARTATATEVSASQRMYGSVNGQLMWVHSLAAFGHPLQSYVSATLNRVDHD; from the coding sequence GTGGCTTTCGCATTTCCTGACGGACTCGCCCCAGAAATATACCCACTCGCCTGGTTAGTGGGAACCTGGCAAGGCGACGGTGTTGTGGACTACCCAGGCATAGACGCCTCAGGGTTTACCCAACGTGTCGTGTTCGACCACGATGGCGGACCGTATCTGAGGTACGAATCAACCATCAGACTCACCCCAGACCACACACCAACCGTCCCAGAACCCGGAACCCTTCCCGCCCCACAATCCACGCCAAACAACCACGACAGTGTGTTTTGGTCAACGGAAACCGGGTACTGGCGGGTTGCGCCACAACCCCACGAAGGCGTGCCCGACGGGCAAACCTCCCTGGAAGTTCTCCTCGCCGACCCCGCCGGACGCGTGTCGGTGTACCTGGGTGCAGCCGGTGACGGAAAAATCCAGCTCGTCTCTGACCTCATCGCCCGCACCGCCACCGCCACCGAAGTGTCCGCCTCCCAACGCATGTACGGCAGCGTTAACGGGCAACTCATGTGGGTGCACTCCCTGGCCGCCTTCGGTCACCCCCTGCAGTCTTACGTTTCTGCAACTCTGAACCGGGTAGACCATGACTGA
- a CDS encoding transglycosylase domain-containing protein, which yields MPNPARDDLPHGPSSSVSDSPGLLSSSTARRAPVNPFQVAGLIIVFLALSVIGGVLAAGLVVPFAAGASTAASTATETFYDLPTELEIDEPSQASKIYARDGKTLLATYYSEYRLIVPLDEISEHMQNAVVATEDQRFWSHGGVDVRGIMRAASENIQGNMQGGSTLTQQYVKNVLIHKASKEGDILAVEEARESTLERKLREAKLAINLEKSMPKEEILENYLNLAQFGSKVYGVETAANYYFNKSAKDLNIVESATIAGVTQRPSSWDPSMNPDDAQRRRNIVLSLMYQQGYITREEHDEAVATPLEETLDLQELHNGCEGAGYNGFFCDYVTKSIINDPAFGETEDERTEKLYRGGLTIVTTLDPKKQRYAYRAVRDGVPRDNAKGFASAITSVEPGTGEIVAMAQNRRYVPNATKSKTATSVNYSAGSSMGGSNGFQVGSTFKAFTLAEWFKEGHTLRESVNATRKRWVSNQFKASCVALGTEPWHPNNVDGLATGNISVEKATAWSVNTAFASILSKLDLCKVADTAYDIGFRPSHPSADGKVKTVPSMTLGIQESSPLDMASAYATFASGGVYCEPRALLKVTDTNGEELPIKGKNCRQTLNKDVANAMNYALGKVIQPGGGASASALSGGRPAAGKTGTSNDNSNAWFIGYTPQLSTAVWMGHPDNQTIRMIGVNIAGRNYPRVYGSTIPAPIWKTYMDQALAKESKEGFDPIPASLLGSYPKPTPPPSTGNSGSSNKPDSGSSGGNTRNGGSNNGGGNNGGSSNNGGDRGNSGGDD from the coding sequence ATGCCAAACCCTGCTCGCGATGACCTTCCCCATGGACCGTCTTCTTCCGTGTCGGACTCACCCGGGCTCTTGTCTAGCTCGACCGCTCGACGCGCACCAGTGAACCCCTTTCAGGTTGCCGGTCTCATCATTGTGTTCCTTGCACTGTCGGTGATCGGGGGCGTCCTCGCGGCAGGACTAGTTGTCCCCTTTGCGGCAGGAGCCAGCACAGCAGCGTCCACAGCCACGGAAACGTTCTACGACCTGCCCACTGAGTTGGAGATCGACGAACCATCGCAAGCATCAAAAATTTATGCCCGTGATGGCAAAACACTTCTCGCCACGTACTACTCCGAGTACCGGCTCATCGTTCCGCTCGACGAGATTTCTGAGCACATGCAAAACGCTGTTGTGGCGACAGAAGACCAACGGTTCTGGTCTCATGGTGGTGTTGACGTGCGCGGGATCATGCGTGCCGCCAGTGAGAACATTCAAGGCAACATGCAAGGTGGATCAACGCTGACCCAGCAGTATGTGAAGAACGTCCTCATCCACAAAGCAAGCAAAGAAGGGGATATTCTCGCTGTCGAAGAAGCCCGCGAATCCACCCTTGAGCGCAAACTTCGTGAAGCAAAACTGGCGATCAACCTGGAAAAGTCGATGCCCAAAGAGGAAATCCTCGAGAACTACCTCAACCTTGCTCAGTTTGGTTCCAAGGTTTACGGTGTCGAAACTGCCGCGAACTACTACTTCAACAAGAGCGCAAAAGACCTCAACATTGTTGAGTCTGCAACAATCGCGGGCGTCACCCAACGCCCGTCCTCCTGGGACCCGTCAATGAACCCCGACGACGCGCAACGCCGACGGAACATTGTCCTATCCCTCATGTACCAGCAGGGGTACATCACCCGGGAAGAACACGACGAGGCAGTCGCAACTCCACTCGAGGAAACGCTGGACCTGCAGGAACTGCACAATGGCTGTGAAGGCGCCGGGTACAACGGTTTCTTCTGTGACTACGTGACCAAGTCGATCATCAACGATCCAGCCTTTGGTGAAACCGAAGACGAACGCACCGAAAAGCTCTACCGCGGTGGGCTCACCATTGTGACCACCTTGGATCCCAAGAAGCAACGCTATGCATACCGCGCCGTTCGTGATGGTGTCCCCCGCGATAACGCCAAGGGATTCGCAAGCGCAATTACCAGCGTTGAACCAGGCACGGGCGAAATCGTCGCCATGGCACAAAACCGCAGGTATGTACCTAATGCCACGAAGTCGAAAACCGCAACCTCAGTGAACTACTCCGCTGGTTCTTCGATGGGTGGATCAAACGGGTTCCAGGTTGGTTCAACATTTAAGGCGTTCACACTGGCCGAATGGTTCAAAGAAGGCCACACACTACGAGAATCAGTCAATGCGACCCGAAAGAGGTGGGTATCCAACCAGTTCAAAGCCTCGTGTGTAGCGCTGGGTACAGAACCGTGGCACCCGAACAACGTGGACGGTCTCGCTACCGGAAACATCAGCGTGGAAAAAGCCACGGCATGGTCGGTGAACACCGCGTTCGCATCTATACTCAGCAAGCTTGACCTGTGCAAGGTTGCTGACACCGCCTATGACATTGGTTTCCGCCCCTCTCACCCCAGCGCCGACGGCAAAGTCAAAACTGTGCCCTCGATGACACTGGGCATTCAAGAATCATCCCCGCTCGATATGGCATCCGCATACGCCACCTTCGCTTCGGGGGGCGTGTACTGCGAACCTCGCGCTCTGCTCAAGGTCACAGACACCAACGGTGAAGAGTTGCCCATTAAAGGCAAGAACTGCCGGCAAACCTTGAACAAGGACGTGGCCAACGCAATGAACTACGCACTAGGCAAGGTCATTCAACCCGGTGGTGGTGCATCAGCATCGGCACTGTCCGGTGGGCGCCCAGCAGCAGGAAAGACCGGAACCTCCAACGACAACTCCAACGCCTGGTTCATTGGGTACACACCACAGCTGTCCACCGCAGTATGGATGGGGCACCCAGACAACCAGACGATCCGCATGATTGGCGTAAACATCGCTGGGCGGAACTACCCACGTGTCTACGGGTCCACGATCCCTGCACCAATCTGGAAAACCTACATGGATCAAGCACTCGCCAAGGAAAGCAAAGAGGGCTTCGATCCTATCCCCGCGTCCCTACTGGGCAGCTACCCCAAACCCACACCGCCACCATCAACAGGTAATTCAGGCTCCAGTAACAAACCCGACTCTGGGTCCTCAGGTGGAAACACCAGGAACGGTGGGTCAAACAACGGCGGCGGCAATAACGGCGGTAGCTCCAACAACGGTGGCGACCGCGGCAACAGCGGTGGAGACGACTAA
- a CDS encoding metallophosphoesterase: MTTRSHGPVRHGVRALGGAIALGAAALAYARIEAELFTVRRYTLPVLPSGAQELKVLHISDLHMTPRQGRKTRWVRELAALEPDVVINTGDNMAHTHALPVVLDALDPLLDVPGVFVMGSNDYYGPRMKNPARYLLKDPEKRIIPQPEQLPAAELGQAMSERGWHDLTNTRSTHTINGTHIEWVGVDDPHINRDVYPVREPRAAGALRIGVTHAPYQRTLNAMHNDECSLIIAGHTHGGQLCIPGFGALVTNCDLDRGRARGVSGWPGPRPDEPGGEDSSWLHVCAGLGTSPYTPVRVACRPEAVLLTLVPADGT; the protein is encoded by the coding sequence ATGACCACACGTTCACATGGCCCGGTTCGCCACGGCGTCCGGGCCCTGGGTGGGGCAATCGCGCTTGGCGCGGCCGCTCTTGCATACGCCCGCATCGAGGCTGAACTCTTCACCGTTCGCCGCTACACCCTTCCAGTCCTTCCCTCCGGGGCGCAGGAACTGAAGGTGTTGCACATCTCCGATCTACACATGACACCACGCCAAGGACGCAAAACACGTTGGGTTCGCGAACTTGCAGCGCTGGAACCCGACGTGGTCATCAACACCGGCGACAACATGGCGCACACCCACGCCCTGCCTGTTGTCCTTGACGCGCTAGACCCGCTTCTTGACGTACCAGGGGTTTTTGTCATGGGGTCAAATGACTACTACGGACCACGCATGAAAAACCCAGCACGGTACCTGCTCAAAGACCCAGAAAAACGAATCATCCCGCAGCCAGAACAACTCCCCGCCGCCGAATTAGGGCAAGCAATGAGCGAACGCGGGTGGCACGACCTGACAAACACCCGCTCCACCCACACCATCAACGGCACCCACATTGAGTGGGTGGGGGTTGATGACCCCCACATCAACCGTGATGTGTACCCGGTCAGGGAACCACGAGCCGCAGGGGCGTTACGTATTGGGGTGACCCACGCACCGTATCAACGCACCCTCAACGCGATGCACAACGACGAGTGCTCCCTCATCATTGCGGGGCACACCCATGGCGGGCAACTCTGCATCCCCGGGTTCGGTGCACTGGTCACCAACTGTGACCTTGACCGCGGGCGTGCACGCGGTGTCAGCGGCTGGCCGGGGCCCCGCCCTGACGAACCAGGAGGCGAGGATTCCTCCTGGTTGCATGTCTGCGCCGGTTTGGGAACTTCACCGTACACACCGGTCCGGGTGGCGTGCCGCCCAGAAGCTGTCCTCCTCACCCTCGTCCCCGCTGACGGGACCTAA
- a CDS encoding DsrE family protein, whose amino-acid sequence MSSLTIQLTAGARDPERAAQAVTVAAAAVVSGVEVSLWLSGDAVSFATVDGGGVVFPPAYSPWAELGPLLFDAAQVSVCVQSLSTHGVDAADLAPGVRVAGAASLVSEIIAPDTRVLVY is encoded by the coding sequence ATGTCCTCACTCACTATCCAATTAACTGCGGGTGCTCGTGATCCGGAACGTGCCGCTCAGGCGGTCACGGTTGCGGCCGCTGCTGTGGTGTCGGGGGTGGAGGTGTCACTGTGGTTGTCGGGGGATGCGGTGAGTTTTGCCACCGTGGATGGTGGCGGTGTTGTGTTCCCGCCGGCTTACTCGCCGTGGGCGGAGCTCGGACCACTACTTTTCGATGCGGCACAGGTTTCTGTGTGCGTGCAAAGTCTCAGCACTCATGGGGTGGATGCGGCGGATCTTGCGCCGGGCGTGCGGGTCGCGGGGGCCGCATCGTTGGTCAGTGAGATCATTGCCCCGGATACACGGGTGTTGGTCTACTGA
- a CDS encoding winged-helix domain-containing protein → MAELLLLTAATGGSAQVLPALGLLAHKVRTLPLDASALVDAPETDVVLIDARKDLVGARATCRMVNATGIDVPVILILTEGGLMVVTSDWGADDFLLDASSPAEVEARLRLVRERATTLEAASHPEEISSGELYIDASGYTARLRGIPLDLTYKEFELLKYLVQHPGRVFTRAQLLQEVWGYDYYGGTRTVDVHVRRLRAKLGVEYEQIIGTVRNVGYRFDPPKDRRTKEAERREAERNQPED, encoded by the coding sequence ATCGCTGAGCTGCTTCTCCTCACCGCAGCCACTGGAGGATCCGCACAGGTCCTGCCCGCGTTGGGGTTACTCGCACACAAAGTGCGCACCCTCCCGCTTGACGCGTCAGCGCTCGTGGACGCCCCAGAAACCGACGTTGTCCTCATCGATGCCCGCAAAGACCTCGTTGGGGCCCGCGCCACCTGCCGCATGGTCAATGCCACCGGCATTGATGTCCCGGTGATCCTCATCCTCACTGAGGGTGGACTGATGGTAGTCACATCCGACTGGGGTGCGGACGACTTCCTCCTGGATGCTTCCAGCCCAGCTGAAGTCGAGGCGCGTCTGAGGCTGGTGCGTGAACGCGCCACCACCTTGGAAGCTGCTTCCCACCCTGAAGAGATCAGCTCTGGGGAACTGTACATTGACGCATCCGGGTACACCGCACGGCTCCGTGGAATCCCCCTTGATCTCACATATAAAGAATTTGAACTCCTTAAATACCTGGTTCAGCATCCCGGTCGAGTGTTCACCCGGGCCCAGCTCCTCCAAGAGGTGTGGGGCTACGACTATTACGGGGGCACTCGCACCGTTGACGTCCACGTTCGTCGCCTGCGCGCCAAACTTGGGGTCGAATACGAACAAATCATTGGCACAGTCCGAAACGTCGGTTACCGGTTTGACCCGCCAAAAGACCGACGCACGAAAGAGGCGGAACGCCGAGAAGCTGAACGGAATCAACCTGAGGACTGA
- a CDS encoding alpha/beta fold hydrolase, which translates to MNRDYSDVIIDGPWDHEFVSAHGARFHVVTAGMANSGPLITLVHTTPLMWWQWRHTIPALADAGWRVAALDMRGTGASDKPPTGYDQITRTRDVAGVIRSLGASKAIVVGHGLGAVTAWSMPSLQPAITVGVAALSAPHPARLHASLRTSLNKLPWRRLPALHLPSLGERTLTRPETMSRLFTRFGHQPVPGQVIDTYANALRIPFAAHNSLEPLRWYTKGIAGPVGRRYLQGVRTGITVPALQLQGAHDGLLRRELIAADSSALCSNLRFETISDAGFFLTEEVPNTVNDLLIDWLSKSFPQ; encoded by the coding sequence GTGAACCGCGACTATAGTGACGTGATTATTGACGGTCCCTGGGACCATGAGTTCGTTTCCGCACATGGGGCACGCTTCCATGTGGTCACCGCTGGGATGGCAAACAGCGGTCCGCTGATCACACTTGTCCACACCACACCGTTGATGTGGTGGCAATGGCGGCACACGATCCCCGCACTTGCCGACGCTGGCTGGCGGGTCGCTGCCCTCGACATGCGTGGAACCGGCGCCTCGGATAAGCCACCAACAGGGTATGACCAAATCACCCGAACCCGTGACGTTGCCGGTGTGATTCGTTCCTTAGGTGCCAGTAAAGCCATTGTTGTGGGACACGGACTCGGAGCAGTCACGGCCTGGTCGATGCCGTCACTCCAACCAGCCATCACCGTCGGAGTTGCGGCACTGAGTGCACCACATCCCGCCCGCCTTCACGCATCACTGCGCACCTCCCTGAATAAACTGCCCTGGCGGCGTCTGCCGGCCCTCCACCTTCCCTCTCTCGGTGAGCGCACTCTCACCCGCCCAGAAACCATGTCACGCCTGTTCACAAGGTTTGGCCATCAGCCAGTGCCCGGCCAGGTCATCGACACGTACGCCAATGCCCTGCGCATCCCGTTCGCAGCTCACAACTCCCTGGAACCATTACGCTGGTACACCAAAGGCATCGCCGGACCTGTGGGACGCCGCTACCTTCAAGGGGTACGGACAGGTATCACCGTGCCTGCCCTCCAACTGCAAGGTGCACACGACGGGCTCCTGCGCCGCGAACTCATTGCTGCTGATTCCTCAGCCCTGTGCTCCAACTTACGGTTCGAAACCATCTCTGACGCCGGATTCTTCCTCACAGAAGAAGTACCCAACACTGTGAACGACTTACTTATCGACTGGTTGAGTAAGTCGTTCCCGCAATGA